CGTGTGTTGAGCTTCTACTGGCTGCTCAAGTACTTCAAAGCTTCATGGTTAGAATGAAGTATAAATTCTTTGGAGAGTAGATAATGACTCCAATGCTCCAAGACACGAACAAGTGTATATAATTCTTTGTCATAGGTGGAATACTTCTTTCGGGAGTCATTGAGCTTTTCACTGAAAAAGGCAATTGGCTTGCCTTCTTGGCTGAGAACACCACCAATTCCCAGATTAGAAGCATCGCAATCGACTTCAAACACTTTGGAGAAATCTGGAAGCATAAGGATTGGTGCCTCTGTTACTTTCTGCTTGAGAAGTTCAAAGCTCTTTTGGGCTTCTTCCGTCCACTTAAATGTTCCTCCCTTAAGGCATTCTGTGATGGGAGCAATAATGGTGCTGAAGCCTTTGATGAAACGCCGGTAGAATGATGAAAGTCCATGAAAGCTTCTGATGTCATGAAGGGACTTGGGAATAGGCCAGCTAGTGATAGCCTCAATTTTGCTGGGATCCATCATGATTCCTTCCTTAGAAACAACATAGCCTAAGAATACTAGGCTATTTGTGAAGAAATGACACTTCTTCAAGTTCACATACAACTTCTGCTCTCGTAGAGTTTGAAAGACTTGTTGAAGGTGCTCCAAATGCTGTTCTGAAGATTTGCTGTAAACTAAGATATCATCAAagtaaacaacaacaaattttccCATAAATGGTTTAAAAACATGATTCATGAGACGCATAAATGTACTGGGAGCATTAGAGAGTCCGAATGGCATGACCATCCATTCATAAAGACCATCTCTAGTTTTAAAAGCTGTCTTCCATTCATCACCATCGCTCATGCGAATTTGGTGGTATCCGCTACGAAGATCCAAGTTGGAGAAGATTGTGGCTCCATGAAGCTGATCAAGGAGATCATCTAGCCGCGGAATGGGAAAGCGATACCTGATGGTGATCTTGTTCACAGCCCTACTGTCGATGCACATACGCCAAGAACCATCCTTCTTTGGTACTAGAAGTGCTGGAACAGCACAAGGACTCATGCTTTCTCTCACAAGGCCTTTGGTGATCAATTCATCAACTTGTTTCTGCAACTCTTCATGCTCTCTTGGATTCATTCGATAGGCTGCCTTGTTAGGTAGAACAGAACCTGGAACGAGGTCAATGCGGTGCTGTATGTCTCTCATGGGTGGAAGACCCGGTGGAAGCTCTTCCGGAATAACATCAGGAAATTTCTCAAGAACTGGTTGTAAGATAAGAGGAATTTCAATTGGGTCTTTCTTTTCAACTACCACTAGAGCATACCCTTCCCCACATTCTGTTAAAACTCTCTCAACTTCACATATAGAAAGTAGGTTATTACCCTCCCCTTTAGAAGGTTTAGGTGTAGTCAACATTCTTAACGGAGCTAAGGTAATTTTGGCCCCATCTTTTTCAAAAGCATAAGTGTTTTTGAAACCATCATGAAAAGTTCTTCTATCAAACTGCCGTGGTCTACCAAGCAATATATGACATGCATCCATAGGAACAACATCGCACAAAACTTCATCTTTGTAATTCTTCCCAATAGAGAATTGAACTAAGCATTTCTTTGTTACCTGGATATCATTGCCCTTTTTAAGCCATTGAAGCTTGTAAGGATGGGAATGAGGTTCTGTTTTCAGGTTGAGCTTCCCCACCATGGTTGTAGACACCACATTCTCACAACTTCCCCCATCAATGATGACATTGCACACCTTGCCACTAGAGGTGCACTTGGTGTGGAAAATGTTGTTCCGAAGCCAATCTTCTTCTGCGTAGGTGGATTTCAAGATCCTGCGAATTACAAGAGACTCTCCTTGATCTGCATATGTCAAGTCTTCCTCAGAATCTTCATCAACTGGTTCATCCCCATCATCTTCCAAGTCTTCCTCAACAAGTGAGATTATCTTGCGATTTGGACAATCAGAAGCAATATGTCCAAAGCCATGACATTTAAAGCATTTTCTACTTGAGTTAGAATTATTGGAGCGATTTGAACCTGCATGAGCATCACTCTTGGCTGGTTGTTTGGCTTCACTCTTGGGATATGGAGTGGTCTTGGCAGTAGAACTATTCCCCCGGTTGGTGATTCCTCCTTGATTGAAAGGTCGATAGGTACTCCTGCGCCCTTCCTTCAATTGTCTCTCCACCTTGAGTGCTAGCTTACAAACATCATTGTAAGTCCAATAAGGCTGTAACTGAACAACATTACTGATTTCGGAACGTAAACCTCCAAGGTAACGGGCTACCATTTGCTCCTCCGGTTCTACAATATCACAGCGCATCATAGAATGATCAAATTCCGCTGTGTACTCCTCCACAGAAAGTTCGTTCTGCCGAAAGTTGTGGAACTTAAGAAAAGCATCTTGTCGATAATGATCTGGCAAATACTTCTTCTTGAGAGCCTTCTTCATCTTAGCCCACGTCACAATGCGGCTTTTCCTTTCACGTTCCCGTTGTTTCTTAAGGTGCTCCCACCAAATAGAAGCATGCTTTCTCAACTTGATGGCAACAAGCTTCACCTTGTGGTGTTCTGGAACATCTTTGTAATCAAAGATTCGCTCAATGGTATTAAGCCAATCAATGAATTCATCAGGCTGCATTCTTCCTTCAAATTCTGGAATATCCACCTTGACATCGTAATGGCGTTGGACACCATGAAGTCTTAGGTTTCGAGGATGAGGTGGAGTGCTGTCACTTGAGGTGTGACTACGAGCTTGGTGAAAAGGATTAACACCCTCTCCATCGTCGCTGGAAACTTCATTCTCCGAGTCATGATGAGAGGCATCATGTTCAGAGGCTTCAAAATGTTGTAAATGTTCTTGGAGCTGCTGGACTTGTCTTCTCAAGTTGTCCATCTCAATATCTCGCGGGTCTCTTTCTGGAGCTGCAAGGGGTTGGTTAGCCTGAGCACGACGACCACGAGCAGCCATGGAAATCAAGACTTGAgcaacctttgctctgataccaatttgatACCGGACAGAAAAAAGGATGGAAAACAAGTACACAGATTCACACTCAAATGATAGATAGAAGTTCACCACCCAAAAGATAACACCCAAGGGATATAGAATATCACCACCCAAAGGCTTATAATAAAGGATACAGAACTAGAAAACTCACCACTCTAAGGCTCACACCAAAGAGATACAGAGATACAAGGAGAACTCTCCTCTCAAAAGCCAAAGGCTGGTTTTTAAATTAACACAATAGTCTGATCCTTACACTTGCACAGACAAgtattatataagcttagaACAGCCCTCTAAGCATAGGATAAGTCtctaaagaaataaaacaagtaaTAAAGGCATAGAACAATCTTTAATTCGTGGGCAGCAGACAAGGGGACAAAACAGCCTACTTAATGCGTATTCCCGAGAAGGCTGATCACTCCACTTGAAACAGTCATAACTTTTGGCTCCCAACTCCAAATGATCTGAAACGTTTTTAGTTGGAAAGATAAGATTCTGAACTTGAAGTTAGACCTAGGCATGCGTTCGAAATGATGAAGTACTGGACGGCTATGATGTTTTTGAACTCACTAGAACACTCTAGACTGCATCAGGATTTCTTCAATTTGGGCCTTGACATTCTGTTGGGCTTGTGGACTTATTTGGGCTGAAGTTTGGGAGATTGTTAATGGACTCTTGCTGGACACACCCGTGTCaccggccgaaacgactcgaattacacttcgacaCCCGCGGACATGATCGCAACGATgcacagagcaccctcgtaaattttcggcCAAATCGGACGACGacgtattttttcacaaccgggaccgaaaccctaggccgaacaaaatggtcggatgcaaagtgaaattgtttggctcgaaattttacgagcttgtgcagaacttctaggcaatcatatcggcaggtgacacgaagtgattcgagttcgtttgcccccccccccattttctttaacgaacgataactttttgtgaaaataacaagtgccccgatcccgtccgaaacgactcgaattacacttcgacaCCCGCGGACATGATCGCAACGATgcacagagcaccctcgtaaattttcgggctaATCGGACGACGacgtattttttcacaaccggGACccaaaaccctaggccgaacaaaatggtcggatgcgaagtgaaattctttggctcgaaattttacgaacttgtgcagaacttctaggcaatcatatcgaGAGGTGACACggagtgattcgagttcgtttgcccccccattttctttaacgaacgataacttttgtgaaaataacaagtgccccgatcccggccgaaacgactcgaattacacttcaagacccgccgacatgatcgccacgatgcacagagcaccctcgtaaattttcgggcaaatcggac
This window of the Corylus avellana chromosome ca5, CavTom2PMs-1.0 genome carries:
- the LOC132181931 gene encoding uncharacterized protein LOC132181931, coding for MAARGRRAQANQPLAAPERDPRDIEMDNLRRQVQQLQEHLQHFEASEHDASHHDSENEVSSDDGEGVNPFHQARSHTSSDSTPPHPRNLRLHGVQRHYDVKVDIPEFEGRMQPDEFIDWLNTIERIFDYKDVPEHHKVKLVAIKLRKHASIWWEHLKKQRERERKSRIVTWAKMKKALKKKYLPDHYRQDAFLKFHNFRQNELSVEEYTAEFDHSMMRCDIVEPEEQMVARYLGGLRSEISNVVQLQPYWTYNDVCKLALKVERQLKEGRRSTYRPFNQGGITNRGNSSTAKTTPYPKSEAKQPAKSDAHAGSNRSNNSNSSRKCFKCHGFGHIASDCPNRKIISLVEEDLEDDGDEPVDEDSEEDLTYADQGESLVIRRILKSTYAEEDWLRNNIFHTKCTSSGKVCNVIIDGGSCENVVSTTMVGKLNLKTEPHSHPYKLQWLKKGNDIQVTKKCLVQFSIGKNYKDEVLCDVVPMDACHILLGRPRQFDRRTFHDGFKNTYAFEKDGAKITLAPLRMLTTPKPSKGEGNNLLSICEVERVLTECGEGYALVVVEKKDPIEIPLILQPVLEKFPDVIPEELPPGLPPMRDIQHRIDLVPGSVLPNKAAYRMNPREHEELQKQVDELITKGLVRESMSPCAVPALLVPKKDGSWRMCIDSRAVNKITIRYRFPIPRLDDLLDQLHGATIFSNLDLRSGYHQIRMSDGDEWKTAFKTRDGLYEWMVMPFGLSNAPSTFMRLMNHVFKPFMGKFVVVYFDDILVYSKSSEQHLEHLQQVFQTLREQKLYVNLKKCHFFTNSLVFLGYVVSKEGIMMDPSKIEAITSWPIPKSLHDIRSFHGLSSFYRRFIKGFSTIIAPITECLKGGTFKWTEEAQKSFELLKQKVTEAPILMLPDFSKVFEVDCDASNLGIGGVLSQEGKPIAFFSEKLNDSRKKYSTYDKELYTLVRVLEHWSHYLLSKEFILHSNHEALKYLSSQ